Proteins encoded together in one Benincasa hispida cultivar B227 chromosome 1, ASM972705v1, whole genome shotgun sequence window:
- the LOC120088031 gene encoding probable phospholipid hydroperoxide glutathione peroxidase, which translates to MHIFKFVNWISLSFLCLSAFYYYRTGQISPYFLLNMAEESSNSIYDFTVKDIRGNDVSLSQYRGKVLLIVNVASECGLTKSNYNELNVLYEKYKNQGFEILAFPCNQFAAQEPGNNEQIQETVCTRFKAEFPIFDKVDVNGKDAAPIYKFLKSQKGGRGLFGDGIKWNFTKFLVNKEGTVVDRYAPTTSPFKIEKDIENLLQSA; encoded by the exons AtgcatatttttaaatttgtaaattggATCTCTCTCTCGTTTCTCTGTTTATCAGCATTTTATTACTACCGCACAGGCCAAATTTCTCCCTATTTCCTTCTCAATATGGCTGAAGAATCCTCCAATTCCATTTATGATTTCACTGTCAAG GATATTCGTGGGAATGATGTGAGCCTTAGTCAATACAGGGGGAAAGTTCTTCTGATAGTGAATGTTGCTTCTGAGTG TGGTTTAACCAAGTCAAACTACAACGAGTTGAATGTATTGTATGAAAAATACAAGAATCAAG GTTTTGAGATATTGGCATTTCCTTGCAATCAGTTTGCAGCACAAGAGCCAGGAAACAATGAGCAGATTCAGGAAACTGTATGCACAAGGTTCAAAGCTGAATTCCCCATCTTTGATAAG GTTGATGTTAACGGGAAAGATGCAGCACCGATTTATAAATTCCTGAAGTCCCAAAAGGGTGGACGTGGACTATTTGGCGATGGCATCAAATGGAACTTCACAAAGTTCTTGGTGAACAAAGAAGGGACGGTGGTTGATAGATATGCTCCAACCACCTCGCCTTTCAAGATTGAG AAAGATATCGAGAATCTATTGCAATCTGCTTGA